The following are from one region of the Amedibacterium intestinale genome:
- a CDS encoding TldD/PmbA family protein produces MLKKEILEKVLEIALSTGGDFAEIFEEKKYKNGISMLNGIVENVNSGVVRGIGLRIYHGFESVYAYTNDLTEENLVEFAKKLSMAVEGNPVQKQVTLEEVVYENQHPVKIYPKEYPMDKKVELLKRANDAAKAYDEHISKVMASLIDEEQHVAIANSDGKYIQDTRIHTRMAVNAIASDGDLLETGTCSPGASKGMEFYEEAIPEETGKEAARIAMAMLYADDCPSGTMPVIMDNGFGGVIFHEACGHSLEASAVSKGQSVFSSKLNQKIASDCVTAIDDGTIPNAWGSSNIDDEGNFQKRRVLIENGILKSYLVDTLNGKRMGMESTSSSRRESYKYETTSRMTNTFIAPGKDTLEDMIKKTSYGLYAKRMGGGSVDPSTGDFNFAVNEGYLIVDGKITKPVKGATLIGNGADVLMKIDMVGSDLLRAQGMCGASSGSIPTDVGQPPLRVQDMIVGGKEGGSANE; encoded by the coding sequence ATGCTGAAAAAAGAAATATTAGAAAAGGTTTTGGAAATCGCTTTATCTACTGGTGGAGATTTTGCGGAAATCTTTGAAGAAAAGAAATATAAAAATGGTATTTCTATGTTGAATGGAATCGTAGAAAATGTAAATAGCGGAGTAGTTCGTGGAATTGGACTTCGTATCTATCATGGATTTGAATCTGTTTACGCATATACAAATGATTTAACAGAAGAAAATTTAGTGGAATTTGCGAAAAAACTATCTATGGCAGTGGAAGGAAATCCTGTACAAAAACAGGTAACATTAGAAGAAGTTGTATATGAAAATCAGCATCCAGTTAAAATTTATCCAAAAGAGTATCCAATGGATAAAAAAGTGGAATTGTTGAAACGTGCCAATGATGCGGCCAAAGCATATGATGAACATATCAGTAAAGTAATGGCTAGTTTAATTGATGAAGAGCAGCATGTGGCAATTGCGAATAGTGATGGAAAATATATTCAGGATACACGTATTCATACAAGAATGGCAGTGAATGCGATTGCATCTGATGGAGACTTATTAGAAACGGGAACATGCTCTCCAGGTGCCAGCAAAGGAATGGAGTTTTATGAGGAAGCGATTCCAGAAGAAACAGGAAAAGAAGCAGCACGTATTGCCATGGCAATGCTTTATGCAGATGATTGTCCAAGTGGAACGATGCCGGTTATCATGGACAATGGTTTTGGTGGTGTTATTTTCCATGAGGCATGCGGGCATTCTTTGGAAGCCAGTGCAGTTTCAAAAGGACAGTCTGTGTTTAGCAGCAAGCTAAATCAAAAAATAGCCAGTGACTGTGTAACAGCGATTGATGATGGGACGATTCCAAATGCCTGGGGTTCCAGCAATATTGATGATGAAGGAAATTTCCAGAAAAGAAGAGTTCTTATCGAAAATGGAATTTTAAAAAGCTATCTGGTAGATACGTTAAATGGAAAACGTATGGGAATGGAATCTACTTCTAGTTCTCGTAGAGAATCTTATAAATATGAAACTACTTCTCGTATGACGAATACGTTTATTGCCCCTGGAAAAGATACTTTGGAAGATATGATCAAAAAGACATCTTATGGACTTTATGCGAAACGTATGGGTGGAGGTAGTGTTGATCCTAGTACCGGTGATTTTAACTTTGCGGTTAATGAAGGATATTTAATCGTTGATGGAAAAATTACAAAGCCTGTAAAAGGTGCTACTTTAATTGGAAATGGTGCAGATGTATTGATGAAAATTGATATGGTAGGAAGTGATCTTCTTCGTGCACAGGGAATGTGCGGGGCAAGCAGTGGATCGATTCCTACCGATGTTGGACAGCCTCCTTTACGTGTGCAGGATATGATTGTAGGTGGAAAGGAAGGAGGAAGTGCAAATGAATAA
- a CDS encoding TldD/PmbA family protein, protein MNKQAWMEAAKKAGLEEFEIYEQRHTSTSIEVYEQKVDSYTISDCDGIAMRGVYNGKMGNCFLEEVREEEMESVLEMIKRNAQTISSEDKVEIMMPASSYPTVKRKENTLLTMENTKKIDLLKQMEKTLLSMDARISQVMGTSYAEIDVTRSICNTKGMILDDHDSVSVISMQVLAKDGEDAKSEYDWCTLSSLEDVDVEAFCQNLCDKVISKLHADTVESGMYPVLMEKEAMSSLFTALSGLFDGEDAFKGISLLKDKQDTKIFDDKITIIDDPLMENGYNSAPFDDEGVACFKKTVVENGVLKTYLHNSKSAMMMHTASTGNGFKGGYSSAVGISPTNFYIQNGKHSYEAMIASMDKGIIVTSITGLHAGLNPISTEFSLQSSGYYVEHGKIVKPINLFTIAGNFMDMMNHISMVGNDCKMNLSGIGTPSILFANIAVSGK, encoded by the coding sequence ATGAATAAACAGGCTTGGATGGAAGCAGCGAAAAAAGCTGGATTAGAAGAATTTGAAATTTATGAACAAAGACATACGTCAACATCAATTGAAGTGTACGAACAAAAAGTTGATTCTTATACGATATCAGATTGTGATGGAATCGCAATGCGCGGCGTATATAATGGAAAAATGGGAAACTGTTTTTTAGAAGAAGTGAGAGAGGAAGAAATGGAAAGCGTACTGGAAATGATCAAGCGCAATGCGCAAACGATTTCCAGTGAAGATAAAGTGGAAATTATGATGCCTGCTTCTTCTTATCCAACAGTAAAACGTAAAGAAAATACGCTTTTAACAATGGAAAATACGAAAAAAATCGATTTGTTGAAACAGATGGAAAAAACACTTCTTTCTATGGATGCGCGTATTTCACAGGTCATGGGAACTTCCTATGCAGAAATTGATGTTACAAGAAGTATCTGTAATACCAAAGGTATGATACTTGATGATCATGACAGTGTCAGTGTTATAAGCATGCAGGTATTGGCAAAAGATGGAGAAGATGCGAAAAGTGAGTATGACTGGTGCACACTATCTTCTTTAGAAGATGTGGATGTAGAAGCCTTCTGTCAAAACTTATGTGATAAAGTTATATCCAAACTTCATGCGGATACGGTTGAAAGTGGTATGTATCCAGTGTTGATGGAAAAGGAAGCCATGTCTAGTTTGTTTACGGCTTTAAGTGGCTTGTTTGATGGAGAAGATGCATTTAAAGGTATCTCTTTATTAAAAGATAAACAGGATACAAAAATATTTGATGATAAAATAACGATCATTGATGACCCTTTGATGGAAAATGGTTATAATAGCGCACCATTTGATGATGAAGGTGTTGCCTGCTTTAAGAAAACGGTTGTAGAAAATGGAGTTTTAAAAACGTATCTTCATAACAGTAAATCTGCTATGATGATGCATACAGCTTCAACTGGGAATGGTTTTAAAGGAGGATATAGCTCTGCTGTAGGTATTTCGCCAACCAATTTCTATATTCAAAATGGGAAACATAGTTATGAAGCCATGATTGCTTCTATGGATAAGGGAATTATCGTAACTTCTATTACTGGGCTGCATGCAGGGTTAAATCCAATTTCTACAGAATTTTCTTTACAGTCCAGCGGTTATTATGTAGAACATGGAAAAATTGTAAAACCGATCAATTTATTTACCATAGCAGGAAATTTCATGGATATGATGAATCATATTTCTATGGTGGGAAATGATTGCAAGATGAATTTATCTGGAATTGGAACTCCAAGTATTTTGTTTGCGAATATAGCCGTAAGTGGAAAATAA